From Mycobacterium lacus, one genomic window encodes:
- a CDS encoding LLM class flavin-dependent oxidoreductase: MGGFRVGLGNQIVNSRYSPTLLARADYLTATASGIDSFWVGDHLNAVLPRSIATPRYLGVARLVPKIDAQLEPWTLLGHLASRNRLARLRLGVGVTDASRRLPAVTAQAAATLHLITRGRAMLGMGVGEREGNEPYGVDWTKPVARFEEAVATIRALWNSNGEPVSRDSPYFPLRKAVFDLPPYRGKWPEIWISANGPRMQRVTGRYADAWFPGLVLRPKDYPRGLEAVRAAASDAGRDPTSVTPAMGLFVMTGRSRDDVDEALHSDAAKTFALNLPGTLWAEHGVQHPLGDNFSGVQDLVPQTLDEQTVRSYIRRVPVSLLRDGMLTGTANEVVDQAAEWRDHGVRYLVVFNASIFQPSLRRAVAATAPFFNILRGLKKL; the protein is encoded by the coding sequence ATGGGCGGCTTTCGAGTCGGACTCGGCAATCAGATCGTCAATTCTCGATACTCTCCGACCTTGTTGGCCCGCGCCGACTACCTGACCGCGACGGCCAGCGGGATCGACTCGTTCTGGGTGGGAGACCATCTGAACGCCGTTCTTCCGCGGTCGATCGCGACACCCCGGTACCTCGGTGTCGCCAGACTCGTTCCCAAGATCGATGCCCAGCTCGAACCGTGGACTCTGCTGGGTCACCTTGCTTCGCGTAACCGGTTGGCACGACTGCGACTTGGTGTGGGGGTCACGGATGCCAGTCGACGCCTCCCGGCGGTCACCGCGCAGGCCGCGGCGACGTTGCATCTGATCACGCGCGGCCGCGCGATGCTCGGCATGGGTGTCGGGGAGCGGGAAGGCAACGAGCCCTACGGCGTGGACTGGACAAAACCGGTCGCGCGGTTCGAGGAAGCGGTCGCCACGATCCGCGCCCTGTGGAATTCCAATGGCGAGCCCGTTTCGCGTGACTCGCCGTACTTTCCCTTGCGCAAGGCGGTGTTCGACCTGCCGCCCTACCGGGGGAAGTGGCCCGAGATCTGGATCTCCGCGAACGGTCCGCGGATGCAGCGAGTCACCGGGCGGTACGCCGACGCCTGGTTTCCGGGCTTGGTGCTGCGACCGAAAGACTATCCGCGGGGGCTGGAAGCGGTGCGGGCAGCGGCGTCCGACGCGGGGCGGGACCCTACATCGGTCACGCCGGCGATGGGGCTGTTCGTCATGACCGGACGCAGCCGAGACGACGTTGACGAGGCATTGCATTCCGACGCCGCAAAGACGTTCGCGCTCAACCTTCCGGGCACGCTGTGGGCGGAGCACGGCGTGCAGCATCCGCTCGGCGACAACTTCTCTGGCGTACAAGATTTGGTTCCGCAGACTCTCGATGAACAGACGGTGCGGTCGTACATCAGACGCGTGCCGGTGTCGTTGCTGAGGGACGGCATGCTCACCGGGACCGCAAACGAGGTCGTCGACCAAGCCGCCGAGTGGCGGGATCATGGTGTGCGCTATCTCGTCGTCTTCAACGCGAGTATCTTTCAGCCCAGTCTGCGCAGAGCCGTGGCCGCGACCGCACCGTTCTTCAACATCCTGCGCGGGCTCAAAAAGTTGTGA
- the sufU gene encoding Fe-S cluster assembly sulfur transfer protein SufU, producing MTLRLEQIYQDVILDHYKHPQHRGLREPFAAQVYHVNPICGDEVTLRVALSDDGEIVADVSYDGQGCSISQASTSVLAEQVIGQSVPEALKTIAAFTEMVSSRGAVEGDEEVLGDGVAFAGVARYPARVKCALLGWMAFKDALAQASAENDALAQASSKDEALEEVTDERSHRTG from the coding sequence GTGACGTTGCGTCTGGAGCAGATCTATCAGGACGTGATCCTGGACCACTACAAGCACCCGCAGCACCGCGGACTGCGGGAGCCGTTCGCGGCCCAGGTATACCACGTCAACCCCATCTGCGGTGACGAGGTCACCCTGCGGGTCGCGCTGTCCGACGACGGCGAGATCGTCGCGGACGTCTCCTATGACGGACAAGGCTGTTCGATCAGCCAGGCCTCGACCTCGGTGCTCGCCGAGCAGGTGATCGGTCAGAGCGTGCCGGAGGCGCTGAAGACCATCGCGGCGTTCACCGAAATGGTGTCCTCGCGCGGCGCCGTTGAGGGTGACGAGGAGGTCCTGGGCGACGGAGTGGCGTTCGCCGGAGTGGCCAGGTATCCGGCGCGGGTGAAATGCGCGTTGCTGGGATGGATGGCCTTCAAGGATGCGCTGGCCCAGGCCAGCGCGGAAAACGACGCATTGGCGCAAGCCAGCTCGAAGGACGAGGCACTCGAGGAGGTCACAGATGAGCGAAGCCACCGCACCGGATGA
- a CDS encoding cysteine desulfurase — MTAPVTPLDLAAIRADFPILKRVMRGGNQLAYLDSGATSQRPLQVLDAEREFLVASNGAVHRGAHQLMEEATDAYEQGRADIAAFVGADADELVFTKNATESLNLVSYVLGDNRFEHAVGLGDVIVTTELEHHANLVPWQELARRTGATLRWYGVTDEGRIDLDSLQLDERVKVVAFTHHSNVTGALAPVSELVSRAKEVGALTVLDACQSVPHQPVDFHGLGVDFAVFSGHKMLGPNGIGVLYGRRELMAAAPPFLTGGSMIETVTMEATTYAPAPQRFEAGTPMTSQVVGLAAAARYLGAIGMDAVEAHERGLVAATIDGLSGIDGVRIIGPTSMENRCSPVSFVVDGVHAHDVGQVLDDDGVAVRVGHHCALPLHRRFGLAATARASFAVYNTADEVDRLVAGVRRSLDFFGRA, encoded by the coding sequence ATGACGGCGCCAGTGACCCCACTTGACCTCGCGGCGATCCGCGCCGATTTCCCCATCCTGAAGCGCGTGATGCGGGGTGGAAATCAGTTGGCTTACCTGGATTCGGGTGCCACGTCGCAGCGCCCCTTGCAGGTGCTCGACGCGGAGCGGGAGTTTCTGGTCGCCTCCAACGGTGCGGTGCACCGCGGTGCGCACCAGCTGATGGAGGAGGCCACCGACGCCTACGAGCAGGGCCGTGCCGACATCGCGGCGTTCGTCGGCGCCGACGCCGACGAGCTGGTGTTCACCAAGAACGCCACGGAGTCGCTCAACCTGGTGTCATATGTGCTGGGCGACAACCGTTTCGAACACGCCGTCGGGCTCGGCGACGTTATCGTCACCACCGAGCTCGAGCACCACGCCAACCTGGTTCCGTGGCAGGAGCTGGCCCGGCGTACCGGGGCCACGCTGCGTTGGTATGGCGTCACCGACGAGGGTCGTATCGATCTGGACTCGTTGCAACTCGACGAACGAGTCAAGGTCGTTGCGTTCACCCATCACTCCAATGTGACCGGCGCGCTGGCGCCGGTGAGCGAATTGGTCTCCCGCGCCAAGGAAGTGGGCGCGCTGACGGTCCTGGACGCCTGCCAGTCGGTGCCGCATCAGCCGGTCGACTTCCACGGGCTGGGCGTCGACTTCGCCGTGTTCTCCGGGCATAAAATGCTGGGCCCCAATGGGATCGGTGTCCTGTATGGCCGGCGCGAGTTGATGGCCGCCGCGCCCCCATTTCTTACCGGTGGTTCGATGATCGAGACCGTGACCATGGAAGCCACCACCTACGCGCCGGCGCCGCAGCGGTTCGAGGCCGGCACCCCGATGACCTCCCAGGTGGTCGGGCTGGCCGCCGCGGCACGCTATCTCGGCGCGATCGGCATGGATGCCGTCGAAGCCCACGAGCGCGGGCTGGTTGCCGCAACCATTGACGGCCTTTCCGGTATCGACGGCGTACGCATCATCGGTCCCACATCGATGGAAAACCGCTGCTCGCCAGTGTCATTCGTCGTCGACGGGGTGCACGCGCACGATGTCGGCCAGGTGCTCGACGACGACGGCGTCGCCGTGCGGGTGGGACACCACTGCGCGTTGCCCCTGCACCGCAGGTTCGGCCTGGCGGCCACCGCGCGGGCGTCGTTCGCGGTGTACAACACCGCCGACGAGGTGGACCGGTTGGTGGCCGGCGTGCGACGCTCCCTGGACTTCTTTGGGAGAGCGTGA
- a CDS encoding PE family protein encodes MSFVIANTEFVSEAAGNLARIGSAISAANSAATAQTTSVAAAAADDVSVAVAAFFGAQGKTYQALSAQAAAFHEQFVQTLFGGAQAYAATEAASVGPLQPLLDLINAPSRALFNRPLIGDGNNGTLPGQAGEDGGILFGNGGNGANGGAGQAGGRGGSAGLLGFGGAGGAGGAAASGGAGGNGGLFFGNGGAGGVGNTGGFSGGAGGSALLFGSGGTGGAGVAGATGGVGGNGGLFFGNGAAGGSGPAGGAAGGRAWLLGNGGAGGDSLSFGNGGAGGNGGFLIGNGGHGGGGGTTSNGGTGGQAGLIGNGGAGGDGGTLTGNGGNGGNALLIGNGGDGGDANGLSTPGTGGQRGLLFGVNGANGT; translated from the coding sequence ATGTCGTTCGTGATCGCCAACACTGAGTTCGTTTCGGAGGCGGCAGGGAACCTGGCTCGAATCGGTTCCGCGATCAGCGCGGCCAACTCGGCCGCGACGGCGCAGACGACCTCGGTCGCGGCCGCGGCCGCCGACGATGTGTCGGTCGCCGTCGCGGCGTTCTTCGGCGCGCAAGGCAAGACCTACCAGGCCCTCAGCGCCCAGGCCGCGGCGTTTCACGAGCAGTTCGTGCAGACCCTGTTCGGCGGCGCCCAGGCTTACGCCGCCACGGAGGCCGCCAGCGTTGGCCCGCTGCAGCCGTTGCTCGACCTGATCAACGCGCCCAGCCGGGCGCTGTTCAACCGCCCGCTGATCGGCGACGGCAACAACGGCACCCTGCCGGGCCAGGCCGGCGAGGACGGGGGAATCCTGTTCGGCAACGGCGGCAATGGCGCGAATGGCGGGGCCGGCCAGGCCGGCGGCCGCGGCGGCTCCGCGGGCCTGCTCGGTTTCGGTGGCGCCGGCGGCGCGGGCGGAGCGGCCGCGAGCGGCGGCGCCGGCGGCAACGGCGGGCTGTTCTTCGGCAACGGCGGCGCCGGCGGCGTCGGCAATACCGGGGGCTTCAGCGGAGGCGCCGGCGGCTCAGCTCTGTTGTTCGGTTCCGGCGGCACCGGCGGCGCCGGCGTTGCCGGGGCGACCGGTGGCGTTGGCGGCAACGGCGGGCTGTTCTTCGGCAACGGGGCCGCCGGCGGCTCCGGCCCGGCCGGCGGCGCAGCGGGTGGCCGAGCCTGGTTGCTGGGCAACGGTGGCGCAGGCGGGGATTCTCTGTCCTTCGGGAACGGCGGGGCCGGCGGCAACGGTGGGTTCTTGATCGGCAACGGCGGTCACGGCGGCGGCGGCGGAACGACCAGCAACGGCGGGACCGGCGGCCAGGCCGGGTTGATCGGCAACGGCGGGGCCGGTGGCGATGGCGGGACGCTCACCGGCAATGGCGGCAACGGCGGCAACGCGCTGCTGATTGGCAACGGCGGCGACGGCGGCGACGCCAACGGACTTAGCACGCCCGGCACCGGCGGCCAGCGGGGGCTGCTGTTCGGCGTGAACGGCGCGAACGGCACGTAG
- a CDS encoding acyl-CoA dehydrogenase gives MGHYIANVRDLEFNLFEVLDIGAVLGTGRYSDLDVDTARTILAEAARLAEGPIAESFAFADRNPPVFDPEAHAISVPDELVKTVQTIKDAGWWRLGLAEEIGGMPAPPPLAWAVNEMIYCANPSACFFNLGPVLSQSLYVEGNEQQRQWAAAGVERGWQATMVLTEPDAGSDVGAGRTKAIEQPDGTWHIEGVKRFISGGDVGNTAENIFHLVLARPEGAGPGTKGLSLFYVPNYLFDHETFELGSRNGVFVTGLEHKMGLKSSPTCELTFGATDVPAVGYLVGGVHNGIAQMFTVIEHARMTIGVKSAGTLSTGYLNALAFAKERVQGADLTQMTDKTAPRVTIMHHPDVRRSLMTQKAYAEGLRALYLYAAAHQDDDVAQRVSGADHNMAHRVDDLLLPIVKGVGSERAYEILTESLQTLGGSGFLTDYPIEQYIRDAKIDSLYEGTTAIQALDLFFRKIVRDHGQALQFVTAQISQTIENCDASLKPHAQRLQTALEDVTAMTGALTGYLMSAAQHPTEIYKVGLGSVRYLLAVGDLLIGWRLLVQAQVAHAALANSPSKDDEPFYQGKIATAAFFANNMLPKLTGLRSVIESIDDDIMRVSEAAF, from the coding sequence TTGGGGCATTACATCGCCAACGTCCGTGACCTCGAATTCAACCTTTTCGAGGTCCTCGACATAGGCGCCGTCCTGGGTACCGGACGCTACAGCGATCTCGACGTGGACACCGCGCGAACAATATTGGCCGAGGCCGCCCGTTTGGCCGAGGGCCCCATTGCCGAGTCCTTCGCCTTCGCGGACCGCAACCCGCCGGTGTTCGATCCCGAGGCGCACGCCATCAGCGTGCCGGACGAATTGGTCAAAACCGTGCAGACGATCAAAGATGCCGGGTGGTGGCGCCTGGGCCTGGCCGAGGAAATCGGCGGCATGCCCGCGCCGCCGCCGCTGGCCTGGGCGGTCAACGAGATGATCTACTGCGCCAATCCATCGGCGTGTTTCTTCAACTTGGGTCCCGTGTTGTCGCAATCGCTCTACGTCGAGGGCAACGAGCAGCAGCGCCAGTGGGCGGCGGCCGGTGTGGAACGCGGCTGGCAGGCCACCATGGTGCTCACCGAACCCGACGCGGGCTCCGATGTTGGAGCGGGCCGCACCAAGGCCATCGAACAACCCGATGGCACCTGGCACATCGAGGGCGTCAAGCGGTTCATCTCCGGCGGTGACGTGGGCAATACCGCCGAGAACATTTTCCATCTGGTACTGGCCCGGCCCGAAGGCGCCGGGCCGGGCACCAAGGGGCTGAGCCTGTTCTACGTGCCCAACTACCTTTTCGACCACGAGACGTTTGAACTTGGTTCCCGCAATGGGGTTTTCGTCACCGGGCTGGAACACAAGATGGGGTTGAAGTCGTCCCCGACGTGCGAACTGACGTTCGGCGCGACCGACGTGCCCGCCGTCGGCTACCTGGTCGGGGGCGTGCACAACGGAATCGCGCAGATGTTCACCGTGATCGAGCACGCCCGCATGACGATCGGTGTCAAGTCCGCCGGCACGTTGTCCACGGGCTACCTGAACGCGCTGGCCTTTGCGAAGGAAAGGGTGCAGGGCGCGGACCTGACCCAGATGACCGACAAGACCGCGCCGCGGGTCACCATCATGCACCACCCCGATGTGCGCCGCAGCCTGATGACCCAGAAGGCCTACGCCGAGGGTCTGCGGGCGCTGTATCTCTATGCCGCCGCGCACCAGGACGATGATGTCGCGCAACGAGTTTCGGGTGCGGACCACAACATGGCGCACCGCGTCGACGATCTGCTGCTGCCCATCGTCAAAGGGGTGGGCTCAGAACGGGCCTACGAAATCCTGACCGAATCGCTGCAGACGCTGGGTGGCTCGGGCTTCCTCACCGACTATCCCATCGAGCAGTACATCCGAGATGCCAAGATCGATTCGCTCTACGAGGGCACCACCGCGATCCAGGCGCTGGACTTGTTCTTCCGCAAGATCGTGCGCGACCACGGGCAGGCTCTGCAGTTCGTGACGGCCCAGATCAGCCAGACCATCGAAAACTGCGACGCGTCACTGAAACCACACGCCCAACGGCTGCAAACCGCGCTCGAAGACGTCACGGCCATGACCGGCGCTTTGACCGGTTACCTGATGTCCGCCGCGCAACACCCCACCGAGATCTACAAGGTGGGGCTCGGATCGGTGCGATACCTGCTCGCCGTCGGTGACCTGCTGATCGGCTGGCGACTGCTGGTGCAAGCCCAAGTCGCACATGCCGCGTTGGCCAACTCGCCGTCCAAGGATGACGAGCCGTTCTATCAGGGCAAAATCGCAACCGCGGCCTTCTTCGCCAACAACATGCTGCCCAAGCTGACAGGACTGCGTAGCGTCATCGAATCCATCGACGACGACATCATGCGCGTTTCCGAAGCCGCGTTCTGA
- a CDS encoding metal-sulfur cluster assembly factor, which translates to MSEATAPDDELLADVEEAMRDVVDPELGINVVDLGLVYGLDLEEGDEGPVALIDMTLTSAACPLTDVIEDQSRSALVGSGLVSDLRINWVWNPPWGPDKITDDGREQLRALGFTV; encoded by the coding sequence ATGAGCGAAGCCACCGCACCGGATGACGAATTGCTCGCCGATGTCGAGGAGGCGATGCGCGATGTCGTCGATCCGGAGCTGGGGATAAACGTCGTCGATCTGGGGCTGGTCTACGGCCTGGACCTGGAAGAGGGCGACGAAGGACCCGTCGCGCTGATCGACATGACCCTGACGTCGGCGGCCTGTCCGCTCACCGACGTCATCGAGGACCAATCGCGCAGCGCGTTGGTCGGCAGCGGGCTGGTCAGCGATCTGCGGATCAACTGGGTGTGGAACCCCCCGTGGGGCCCGGACAAGATCACCGACGACGGGCGTGAGCAACTGCGCGCGCTCGGTTTCACCGTCTGA
- the sufB gene encoding Fe-S cluster assembly protein SufB, with amino-acid sequence MTLTPEASTTAAEPLTQQQAIASLGRYGYGWADSDVAGASAQRGLSEAVVRDISAKKNEPEWMLQNRLKALRIFERKPMPKWGSNLEGIDFDNIKYFVRSTEKQAASWDDLPEDIRNTYDKLGIPEAEKQRLVAGVAAQYECLAGATLVWTANRGQVPIKEIECGDRVFAYDEEAERFIVAPVKASAQTDTRLTYAVKTTRRSIRATDNHPMLVLRDERQAGRQRARFARRWVTVGEIKPGDFIAVPRTVPNFGVAAELPTVAGLAAPAATSIDLMWLLGLYIGDGNLHLSTKTYRVQFAIPATDVELRAELTRVVKNLFSLRCIEADEYRVVVNSKALTEWMVELGFGGLSLTKRVPDWVYGLPVDQRLAFLGGWVDADGYVQPERSGSVMLTCANETLLGQARELAELSGLRASGPWSFTQPYRHAPERMQIAWRLGISGNFDRLGCRNPKRTARFGRRRYVHSSNGAHGTTIRAHTNEWLGFERVKSVEPYAVEPVYDIEVDGPHNFIAEGLVVHNSEVVYHQIREDLEAQGVIFLDTDTGLREHPEIFKRYFGTVIPAGDNKFSALNTAVWSGGSFIVVPPGVHVDIPLQAYFRINTENMGQFERTLIIVGENAYVHYVEGCTAPVYKSDSLHSAVVEIIVKPGGRCRYTTIQNWSNNVYNLVTKRARAEAGATMEWIDGNIGSKVTMKYPAVWMTGEHAKGEVLSVAFAGEYQHQDTGAKMLHLAPNTSSNIVSKSVARGGGRTSYRGLVQVNKGAHGSRSSVKCDALLVDTVSRSDTYPYVDIREDDVTMGHEATVSKVSENQLFYLMSRGLTEDEAMAMVVRGFVEPIAKELPMEYALELNRLIELQMEGAVG; translated from the coding sequence ATGACCCTCACTCCCGAGGCCAGCACGACTGCCGCCGAGCCCCTGACCCAGCAGCAGGCCATCGCCTCCCTGGGCCGGTATGGCTACGGCTGGGCGGATTCCGACGTCGCGGGCGCCAGCGCGCAGCGTGGGCTGTCCGAGGCGGTGGTCCGCGACATCTCGGCGAAGAAGAACGAGCCCGAGTGGATGCTGCAGAACCGGCTCAAGGCGCTGCGCATCTTCGAGCGCAAGCCGATGCCGAAGTGGGGCTCCAACCTCGAGGGCATCGACTTCGACAACATCAAATACTTCGTGCGCTCCACCGAGAAGCAGGCAGCGTCGTGGGACGATTTGCCAGAAGATATTCGTAATACCTATGACAAACTAGGAATTCCGGAAGCGGAAAAGCAGCGGCTGGTTGCCGGGGTAGCGGCTCAATACGAATGTCTGGCGGGTGCCACCTTGGTGTGGACAGCCAACCGTGGTCAGGTCCCGATCAAGGAGATCGAGTGCGGAGATCGGGTGTTTGCTTACGACGAGGAGGCCGAGCGATTCATCGTGGCCCCGGTCAAGGCGTCTGCGCAGACCGACACCCGGCTTACCTACGCGGTCAAGACGACCCGTCGCAGCATCCGCGCGACCGATAATCACCCGATGCTTGTGCTGCGTGACGAGCGCCAGGCTGGGAGGCAACGCGCCCGGTTTGCCCGGCGTTGGGTCACTGTGGGCGAGATCAAGCCTGGTGACTTCATTGCGGTACCGCGGACTGTCCCCAATTTTGGTGTGGCTGCTGAACTTCCGACTGTTGCCGGGTTGGCCGCGCCCGCGGCGACTTCCATTGACCTGATGTGGCTGCTGGGCCTCTACATCGGCGACGGCAATCTGCATCTGTCGACGAAGACCTACCGTGTTCAGTTCGCTATCCCCGCAACCGATGTCGAGCTCCGGGCCGAGTTGACCCGGGTCGTGAAGAACCTATTCAGCCTGCGTTGCATTGAGGCTGACGAGTACCGAGTGGTCGTGAACTCAAAGGCGCTGACTGAGTGGATGGTCGAGTTGGGCTTCGGTGGATTGTCGCTGACTAAGCGGGTGCCGGACTGGGTATACGGATTGCCCGTCGATCAGCGGCTAGCATTCCTCGGCGGCTGGGTCGACGCCGACGGGTACGTACAGCCCGAGCGCAGCGGCTCCGTCATGTTGACGTGCGCGAACGAGACGTTGCTTGGTCAGGCTCGCGAGCTGGCCGAGCTGTCTGGATTGCGTGCGAGTGGGCCATGGTCATTCACCCAGCCCTACCGACACGCGCCTGAGCGCATGCAGATCGCGTGGCGGCTCGGTATTTCTGGGAACTTCGATCGGCTCGGGTGTCGGAATCCGAAGCGAACCGCGCGCTTTGGCCGTCGCCGTTACGTGCATTCGTCCAATGGCGCACACGGGACGACGATTCGGGCACACACCAACGAATGGCTTGGCTTCGAGCGGGTCAAGTCGGTCGAGCCCTACGCCGTGGAACCGGTGTACGACATCGAGGTTGACGGGCCGCACAACTTCATCGCCGAAGGCCTGGTGGTACACAACTCCGAGGTGGTGTACCACCAGATACGGGAAGACCTTGAGGCCCAAGGGGTTATCTTCCTTGACACCGACACGGGTTTGCGGGAACACCCTGAGATCTTCAAGCGATACTTCGGCACGGTCATCCCGGCGGGGGACAACAAGTTCTCCGCCCTGAATACCGCGGTGTGGTCGGGCGGCAGCTTCATTGTGGTCCCGCCCGGTGTGCACGTGGACATCCCGTTGCAGGCCTACTTCCGGATCAACACCGAAAACATGGGTCAATTCGAGCGGACGTTGATAATCGTTGGAGAGAACGCTTACGTCCACTACGTGGAGGGGTGTACTGCTCCCGTTTACAAGTCGGATTCACTGCACTCCGCGGTGGTGGAGATCATCGTAAAGCCCGGTGGCCGTTGCCGTTACACCACGATCCAGAACTGGTCGAACAACGTCTACAACTTGGTCACCAAGCGGGCGCGCGCCGAGGCCGGCGCCACCATGGAGTGGATCGACGGCAACATCGGGTCCAAGGTGACCATGAAGTACCCGGCGGTCTGGATGACCGGCGAGCACGCCAAGGGTGAGGTGTTGTCGGTGGCGTTCGCCGGCGAGTACCAGCACCAGGACACCGGCGCCAAGATGCTGCACCTGGCGCCGAACACGTCGAGCAACATCGTGTCCAAGTCGGTGGCCCGCGGCGGCGGCCGCACCTCCTACCGCGGCCTCGTGCAAGTGAACAAAGGGGCGCACGGGTCCAGATCGAGCGTGAAATGCGATGCGCTGCTGGTGGATACGGTCAGCCGCAGTGACACCTACCCCTACGTCGACATTCGCGAGGACGACGTCACGATGGGCCACGAGGCCACCGTGTCGAAGGTCAGCGAGAACCAGCTGTTCTACCTGATGAGCCGCGGGCTGACCGAGGACGAGGCCATGGCGATGGTGGTGCGCGGCTTCGTCGAGCCGATCGCCAAGGAATTGCCCATGGAATACGCGCTCGAGCTCAACCGGCTGATCGAGCTGCAGATGGAGGGCGCGGTCGGATGA
- the sufD gene encoding Fe-S cluster assembly protein SufD — MTVAQGSTVLNKGELFASFDVDAFEVPHGRDEIWRFTPLRRLRGLHDGSAPATGSATITVSGDPGITVETVRRGDERLGQGGVPADRVAAQAFSSFNSATLVTVGRDTQVAAPVNVAVAGPGEGAVAYGHLQIRVDELGEAVVVIDHRGSGTYADNVEFVVDNAARLTVVWIADWADDMVHLSAHHARLGKDAVLRHVTVTLGGEVVRMSAGVRFAGTGGDAELLGLYFADDGQHLESRLLVDHAHPDCKSYVLYKGALQGDPASSLPDAHTVWVGDVLIRAQATGTDTFEVNRNLVLTDGARADSVPNLEIETGEIVGAGHASATGRFDDEQLFYLRSRGISEEQARRLVVRGFFGEIISKVAVPEVRERLTAAIEHELAITESRATVS; from the coding sequence ATGACCGTCGCCCAGGGCTCTACCGTATTGAACAAGGGAGAGCTGTTCGCCTCCTTCGACGTTGACGCTTTCGAGGTTCCGCACGGCCGCGATGAGATCTGGCGGTTCACCCCGCTGCGGCGGTTGCGCGGCCTGCACGACGGCTCCGCGCCCGCCACCGGTAGCGCCACGATCACCGTCAGCGGGGACCCCGGCATAACGGTGGAGACCGTGCGCCGCGGCGACGAGCGGCTTGGGCAGGGCGGCGTTCCCGCCGACCGTGTTGCCGCCCAGGCGTTTTCGTCGTTCAACTCGGCGACGCTGGTCACCGTCGGGCGGGACACGCAGGTCGCCGCTCCGGTGAACGTCGCCGTCGCCGGTCCGGGCGAGGGTGCGGTGGCCTACGGACATCTGCAGATCAGGGTCGACGAGCTCGGCGAGGCCGTCGTGGTCATCGACCACCGGGGCAGCGGAACCTACGCCGACAATGTGGAATTCGTCGTCGATAACGCGGCCCGGCTCACCGTCGTGTGGATCGCGGATTGGGCCGACGACATGGTCCACCTCAGCGCGCACCACGCCCGGCTCGGCAAGGACGCGGTGCTGCGGCACGTCACGGTCACGCTGGGCGGCGAGGTGGTGCGGATGTCGGCGGGCGTGCGGTTCGCCGGAACCGGCGGGGACGCCGAGCTGCTGGGCCTGTACTTCGCCGACGACGGCCAGCACCTGGAGTCACGGCTGCTGGTCGACCACGCCCACCCCGACTGCAAGTCTTATGTGCTGTACAAGGGTGCGCTGCAAGGGGATCCGGCGTCGTCGCTGCCCGACGCGCACACCGTCTGGGTAGGCGACGTGCTGATCCGCGCCCAGGCCACCGGCACTGACACCTTCGAGGTGAACCGCAACCTGGTGCTCACCGACGGTGCGCGCGCGGACTCGGTGCCCAACCTGGAGATCGAGACCGGCGAGATCGTCGGAGCCGGACACGCCAGCGCCACCGGGCGTTTCGACGACGAGCAGCTGTTCTACCTGCGCTCGCGCGGCATTTCCGAAGAGCAGGCCCGCCGGCTGGTGGTCCGGGGCTTCTTCGGCGAGATCATCTCCAAGGTCGCGGTGCCCGAGGTACGGGAGCGCCTGACCGCGGCCATCGAACACGAACTGGCCATCACGGAATCGAGAGCGACGGTTTCATGA
- the sufC gene encoding Fe-S cluster assembly ATPase SufC — protein sequence MTTLEIKDLHVSVDNPNTAADGEGEIAILKGVDLTVKSGETHALMGPNGSGKSTLSYAIAGHPKYRVTSGSITLDGADVLAMSVDERARAGIFLAMQYPVEVPGVSVSNFLRSAATAIRGEAPKLRLWVKEVKSAMTALDIDPAFAERSVNEGFSGGEKKRHEILQLELLRPRIAILDETDSGLDVDALRVVSEGVNRYAESEHGGILLITHYTRILRYIHPEYVHVFVGGRIAESGGSELADELEQNGYVRFTQAAATGV from the coding sequence ATGACGACTCTGGAAATCAAGGACCTGCACGTCAGCGTCGATAACCCGAACACCGCCGCCGACGGGGAGGGTGAGATCGCCATCCTCAAGGGTGTCGATCTCACCGTGAAATCCGGTGAGACGCATGCCTTGATGGGCCCCAATGGCTCGGGCAAGTCGACGCTGTCCTATGCCATCGCGGGTCACCCCAAGTACCGGGTGACGTCGGGATCCATCACGCTGGACGGCGCCGACGTGCTGGCGATGAGCGTCGATGAACGCGCGCGGGCGGGAATCTTTCTGGCCATGCAATACCCCGTCGAGGTCCCCGGCGTCTCGGTATCGAACTTCCTGCGCTCGGCGGCGACGGCCATCCGCGGTGAGGCGCCGAAGCTGCGGCTGTGGGTCAAAGAGGTCAAGTCCGCGATGACCGCCCTCGACATCGACCCGGCCTTCGCCGAGCGCAGCGTCAACGAAGGGTTTTCCGGTGGCGAGAAGAAGCGGCACGAGATCCTGCAGCTGGAACTGCTCAGGCCCAGGATCGCCATCCTCGACGAGACCGACTCCGGGTTGGACGTCGACGCGCTGCGGGTGGTCAGCGAGGGCGTGAACCGCTACGCCGAATCCGAGCACGGCGGCATCCTGTTGATCACGCACTACACCCGCATCCTGCGCTACATCCACCCGGAATACGTGCACGTGTTCGTCGGCGGTCGCATCGCCGAATCCGGGGGTTCGGAGCTGGCCGACGAACTCGAGCAGAACGGCTACGTGCGCTTCACACAAGCGGCGGCTACCGGGGTCTGA